The Lacerta agilis isolate rLacAgi1 chromosome 5, rLacAgi1.pri, whole genome shotgun sequence genome has a segment encoding these proteins:
- the ZDHHC19 gene encoding palmitoyltransferase ZDHHC19 produces MGSAQDGCQSLTSSLFASFHFSTLMGLSCLFFTFPCSWLALHVSWAFPAICGLLFIPTIVYFLLTSFTDTGILHKGIEEELVNQAFTMKDLNQHWCNKCQLYCLQHTFHCSWCNTCVEEFDHHCMWVNNCIGCHNLRFFIFFVVFLSGYDLAVLASCLVYLAFNSQQAFSVEKICTVLVTIPTAFYLVPLLLLVCTQISYILAAHHSCKFQALSFKQPLALNWQDSGWCKRHRTKYRVRSSGAMALGTAEAAELCHVPWVSRTGSAVPGSCPHSCSQELSRQQKVLKAWRHFLSAVGSLLHREGPRLGGASAEKAEKQVSRGWKDMPVGLPFAWCMGPSAPQFDVE; encoded by the exons ATGGGGTCTGCCCAAGATGGATGCCAATCTCTCACTTCCAGCCTCTTTGCCTCTTTCCACTTCAGCACCCTGATGGGTCTCAGCTGCCTCTTCTTTACTTTCCC GTGCAGCTGGCTGGCCCTCCATGTGTCCTGGGCCTTCCCTGCCATCTGCGGCCTCCTCTTCATCCCAACCATTGTCTACTTCCTCCTCACCAGTTTCACAGACACTGGAATCCTCCACAAAG GCATTGAAGAAGAACTGGTGAACCAGGCCTTCACCATGAAAGACCTCAACCAGCACTGGTGCAACAAATGTCAGCTCTACTGCCTGCAGCACACCTTCCACTGTTCCTGGTGCAACACCTGTGTGGAG GAATTCGACCACCACTGCATGTGGGTCAacaactgcattggctgccacaACCTCcgcttcttcatcttctttgtgGTCTTCCTGAGCGGCTACGACCTTGCGGTGTTGGCTTCCTGCCTGGTCTACCTGGCGTTCAACTCCCAGCAGGCTTTCAGCGTGGAGAAGATCTGCAC AGTGCTGGTGACCATCCCCACCGCATTCTACTTGGTGCCTCTTCTCCTCCTAGTTTGCACCCAGATCAGCTACATCTTAGCTGCTCACCACAGCTGCAAATTCCAG GCTCTGTCCTTCAAGCAACCTTTGGCCTTGAACTGGCAGGACTCGGGGTGGTGCAAGAGGCACAGAACCAA GTACAGAGTGAGGTCCTCCGGGGCAATGGCCCTGGGGACCGCCGAGGCCGCTGAGCTCTGCCACGTCCCGTGGGTCTCCAGGACTGGTTCGGCCGTCCCCGGCTCCTGCCCTCACAGCTGCTCCCAAGAGCTGTCCCGCCAGCAGAAGGTGCTCAAGGCTTGGCGCCACTTCCTGTCCGCCGTGGGGAGCCTTCTGCACCGAGAGGGTCCCAGGCTGGGAGGAGCATCGGCGGAAAAGGCAGAGAAGCAGGTGAGCAGGGGGTGGAAAGATATGCCTGTGGGATTGCCTTTTGCCTGGTGCATGGGCCCGTCCGCACCACAGTTTGATGTGGAATAG